gTGATTGATGAGTGAAAATATTGTTATAGAATACTGATATTTGCAGGTTTCTCAAATAGATAAATTTATTGGGTTATAAAGGtcgattttttatttgatttcagTTAAATCAATgcacaaattaaaattatactCAAAGAATTAAAAAATGTTTGCAATGTGAGCAAGTGACTGATTTCTACCTATTTATCTGTGATTTTTTTGCGCTGCATCTGCTCTAATCCAATttgatttttcataaaaaattctttttttcttttcaaataatatatgttacttcctCTGTGAAATGTGAGCAGGTGAGTGATTTATACCTAGTTAAATGTGATTTTTTTGTGCTGCATCTGCTCTAATCCAGCTtgattttatgctttttttttcCATGAAAACTTCCTTTTTTgcttttcaaataaaaaatctcGCTCTCTGTCTCAATTTACGTGATACTGAACAGAATTTtgaaagttagtcaaatattgtatatgttttttttaaaaaatattttgaattgttaattattgtaatttatcgaacttttttatgtaattttcaaatatataacaaactaaaaaggaaagtaagacaaataaattgaaatgttGAATTTTTCAGTTACCCTCGCCTAGAAATAGGCATGTCGATGAACAACTATCTACTTATAACCACTTATTAACGTAATTtttgaaactcataaaaataaaatatgtatctataaattaaattttaattctttatattatatttttcagacaatatttactttttttgaCCTCGACAAACAagtcatcacacaacatccatAATGATTATTGAGAGAAATTGAACTTGTACTTTTTCCATTCAAGTTCAttgtttactcaaaatattattttacaatAGCGTACATTAATATCTCGACATACACATGTAACACACGTGTCGAGAAACTAGAATTTAAATCTTTTTGAATTGTGTGgtcttaaatttaaaatatatagaatgtaccaaaatgttaTTTAGTATTAttgtcttaaacatgtcatgtagaaagttaaaattgaaaaattctaaaaaaacaaATGAATATCCTGTTTAAAAGggactaaaaagaaaattaagaaaaataaattaaaatgaaggaAGTTTCTACAATCGATTGACGATAGTAGGATAGATATTACATTTTGTTAGCCGGACTTACTTGGCCCATCGACATGAAGTAAAAAACTTCAATGTATTTTGGCTTCTATGTTTAGGACTCTATGCTGGAATAGATGGTGAGGATGTAGAGACTTGAAAGAAATGAACACTAATAATAAGATAAAATAGTCAAAGATTTCAacgtataaataattatatatcatatactatatattagCACACGTACAACGCACGTACCGAAGAACTAGTATTAAAAAAAACCTTTTTCTATCTATAGGCACATAAAGGTAGTTTGTCTTTGGGCAAAATTAAGATTAAAACAAAAGTAGGAAGTATGTGCAATCGATCCATTAATTGGCTGTCAATTATTGAAAAGCGCCAATAGTCCTAAATTCTTCTCAACTATTTATTAAGGATTTTGATGCAAGTATAAATGTTCCACCTAGTAGTAATAAGGACTTCATTGTTTTCACTTACCTAACAAATACATAATGTATCTTCATTCTATTCACAAATGATCTATCTAACCTTAATCAAAATGGAATAACATTAACCCATGGTAATAAATAAAGGATTTTACAACAGTAATTTAATtgttgttatattattttagcgacaataatataatatggtATTTATAACCAACACTCTATATAAATATCGCTAACAATTGTCACTAAAAAAAACTACTGCCACTAAATGTCTCTTTTGTTATAGGAACCTCGGAATAATTGCCTCCACAAAAAAGTACGTATCTTCTCTTCATACAAAAATTTtacaagagaaaaatagggactTGTCATTGTTTCTTGAGCCGTTGAGCGTATGGTAATCCAATGAATATTCTTTGTAAGTTTGTAACTGGTCAAGAGAGGTTCTGGTTAGATACCAACTAgtataaagaagaaaataaactCGTCTTAAAGGCTATTGACATGAAGGATAACCAAGCTTTTCGAATTAAAAAACTAACTTcatgatatgtatataaaaagagGATTAATTTCATTGATGGTCATTAAACTTACTGTAATACTAAAGTTacataacttcttttttttttgtaatagtgAAGTCGCTAACCTAACTATTTGTAACATCAAAATCACAAAACTAATTTTTATATCAGTAAACTATGGGTAATTAGTCGTCTAAAAATACAAATCACTAAAAAGTCAAATGTCTTTTATCTCTTCATCACTATGTACGTGCATGCCACGCGAGAAATTTACTTTGTCATAAGTCATAACTTATCTTTTAATCATAAGCAATTAACGAAACATCAAGGGGCCGTTTAGTTACAGGTTAGAGTTATATAGATATTAGTTAGATAAGATTTAATTATACAAGTATTAGTTATGCAGGGTttagatatgtatatattagttaTGCAATGTTTAGTTATGtagagtttaaaaaaaattagtgagctaattcttatttcttaatttcaaaATGTTTCATGAGCTAATATTTATTATACTCATTACAATAAATAACTAATCTAAATAacacattaaaatttaaataaatatcaattgctaaaacaataaagtaaataacaaataactaaAAGCAGGTAAatgtttaatttattattttaatatatgtataactaatacttaCTTCATTTATTTCACCTTTTATCCCGCATAACTTATACATAGATTCCCTCATAAGTTATTTAAGTATTAATTATGTAGGATTAAAAAAAGACAATCAAACATTGTATAAAAGTAATACGTGAATAACTTTTATCCTATTTATCAACCAAACATGACATAatattaatacatgaataaccaAAATTATTCATGCATTAGCTTTGTGTTTATTCCGTAACCAAACGGCGCCTAACaattaaaaagaaacaaaacaaagaagagGGGACAAACAGGAAAATATAGCAGAAGAATAACCAAGTAGCAATGAAGGTTTGCCAAAAGAGAGTCCCAACTCCCAACAATTATGAAGAAGATATTATATGGCATAAATAAATGAGAATAGATTAGTCATCGAACCTTCAATAAACCTTATCAATTGGCCACGTGCAACGCATATATACTCATGGTGTAAAGAGAATTATATTTGCAAATATGGAATACTGTTTGTTGGAAATAATAAGGTATTTATGGCAAAAATAAACGAGAATAGAATAATCGTCAAACCttcaataaagaaaaaaaaagggaaacttaCCCAAATTTCATTAGTTTAGGAGCTAATTACTTAAATATACATTAGTTTGCAATATGACGAATCTTATTAGATTTTGGTGGGTCCAAATAcgtccagatacatgtatctcgggATACAtatggtcaaaattaggtgaaATTTGTTCTAGATGCGCTATATTTAAgtggattcgcatgtatctTGGATATAAAGACAAACTCGCTCGCCACTCTCCAATGTATCTGGTATCCCAGATACATACGAATCACGCCACATACATACAGATACATATATTTAGTGTGATTCATATGTATCTAGGATACATGATCTGCTTGCCTCCCTCCCCATCTCTCGCGGCCTCTTCCttatttttaatgtatctggTAGCAAAAAATATATGAATCTAGGTGTATCTTCCTCAATATATGATACGAAATTCTTAATTAGTgataaaatacataattatttaaaatatagatAGAATTAATATATATGGTATGAATTTATGTATAAGgtagtttcaaaaaaaaaaaaacacacatTTTACCTTTATTATTATGTGTACACATATGGAGAGAGAGAGATTAAACGACATTAttattatgttgaaaataaagaagatttgTGAGCCTCTCATTTAGTGGGAGTTAGTTATATTGGCAAGGAGAAAAGAAGGGAGGGAACTCAAAAAGAAAACTCTCTAATCTAATCCTCTTTCTCCATCCCCGCCGGAGACGCAGCACAAATCTCCCTGACAAACTTATAATTACAATATGCAGAATGAAATGACATCCTTTACCACccccaataataataataacattccTATTCACCAAACTCCTCATACATTCATCACTGATCACAACAACCTCAATCATAATAAGTACACTAAACGCGTTcataacaataacaacgacaACAAGAAAGTCCTTCTTCGTGTCAGTGGGGCAGGCCAAGCTTGTGCTGCGTGCAAATACCAACGTCGAAAGTGTGCCCCTGACTGCGTTCTTGCCCCTTATTTTCCACACGATCGCCAACGACAGTTCCTAAACGCCCATAAATTGTTTGGTGTCAGCAATATCACCAAGACCATTCGCCCCCTTGATCAACCTTTCAAAGACGAGGCAATGCGGACCATCATCTTTCAATCTGACGTTCGCGCAAATGACCCTGTTGGTGGTTGTTACCGTATCATCAGAGACCTGCAACGCCACATTGATTATTGCAAAGCCGAGCTGGATATCGTTCTTCATCAACTCGCCTATTGCAGGGCACAGGCTGTTGCTGCATCTGAACAACAACAGATATTAACAGATCATCATGCAGCTGAGGAATCATTCAATGATAATAATTGTGATGGTGTTGTGAATCAAGCGGATGCTTTGgtgaacaacaacaataatgcATCTTCGTATGATCAACAGCCAATAGATCAGTACCATCCTCATGATAGTTATTATAATCATCCTCGTTGTAATCAGCAAGCGGAAGATGATCAACAATATGATGATATTCAAGATGGCCAATTAGATTTCGCAGATATTAACTTCCCTTGGAGCTTGCATGAACAAGAATCCACGTCTACATCGGCTCCCAATTCTATGATGAAGCAACTATCTGTTAATGACCAATGTGACAATGTAAAGGAGCCTATTCTTGAGGGGATTTCAGGTTTCGGAAGTTTCGAACATGACCAAACATTTGATCAACACAGGTCAGTATTGCACTTTGTTCGATTTCTATTCTTTGATTATTTAATCGTGTGATGTTTTGAGTTTAAGCATTTAAAGGATTTCAAAGATCGaatgataaatttaaataatttataaatcttTGATTTTCATTTGTCTGCTAACATAGCTTGCTCAGCATTAGGGGAAAAGAATAGATTATGGCTTCAAGCCTTCGACAAAGATTTGTTTTCTTGAATGGATCTTCATGGCATTTCCAGAGTAGTTTTGCACATTGTAATATAGTCTACAATACATAGAGAAATGTTATTCACAAATATAGAACATAGAACTTAAATGCTGATCTCgctttttagtttttaaaaaaaaactatttcaaTCTCAAAACCACTCAATATTTATTCCCCAATGAACCATCCATTAAGAAGAAAAGATAATGAAACAAAAAGGAAACAGGTTATAGCAGGGTAAGAGTtgctcttctttttctttaattctttctATATTTCGACTATAAATTTGACACTTGTTCATTTCACAATGATGAAGCTATTCAACAAGGGAACAGACTCCAATTGAAGGAAGAGGGTGAATCCTTACACATGCTCGAAGATAAAGATCTAAAGGTGTTGCTACTCTGTTTACCTTCACAAACTGTACTTCACCGAATTTTTGTAGTCGAGATCCACAAGAGGAAATTTCTGAGAGTCAACTAACTTCACAATTCTGCCCAAACTCCCAACGAGCGGTGTGTGTTTTGTTCTTCCTTCCTTTTATGTGTCAACGATCAATCGGTATGCAAAACTAGCTTCCATTCGTCTGCTGAGGCCTTCGCTCATCGTAAAGCTCCAGACGGTTTTACTGGAAAAGCGAAGGTTCAGAATTGTAGACATGTAAGTAATAAATAGGCAGTAAACAAATTAGTTTACTTGTGATTTCATGAGTCACTATTAAAGTGATGGTGTACATTCACTATTCTGATTTCTTGATATAAGTTGGTTAACTAGAATAAAGGCTGAATGAACTTGATATACATTTCACATTCTTCCTTGTCTATGACAAAACCGTGATACATAGAAGGCCAAGCTTTCATCATCTTCACCATTTCCACTTTGTTAAAATCATCATTTcctttatgtacagctaaaatAAATGAGACTTCAGTTTCAATGGCATTCAATCACCAATTTGTATAAAAAACTAAGGAATCAGAACACTTGGAGCAACCATAAATGATTCCCTACCCAACTTTCCATTGCTTCTTTAATTTCCCAGTTTCTACAAGCTCATAGCTCCTTGCGGCATGGCAACTCAAGCCTGGATAAATCAAACTGTAAAATAGAAATGTATTGGTTCAATCTAATTATTCCTTCTTTTCTGTACAAAAATACAACTGAATCCTATCCATTATGCAGGCTCATCAGACTTCGACCCGATTCAGCAGATTAGCGAACAATTTGTACTTTAAAACATGCATTGAGACttcaaaaaatagtaaaaaagaaATTCTAGCAAGTAAAAACATATCAAGACGTGACACCTTTTTCCTGGAAAATGAAATAGTACATACCTGAGTAATGAAGTGACTGGACAGCTAACTCGTATATGGCTGACCCGTGAAATATATAGATAGAAAGACTGGAAGGGAGGTCAGCTGTTTCACATAAGTTCTGCAAATGGCTTTGGGCAGATCTTTGATTATCGAAAAATGGCTTTGGGCGGGTTTAAAGATTAGATCATAGTTTTCCTGCATCGAGCATAGACACAGAATTCTTCATGATGTCAAATACAAATAATCTTCTTGTTCTTCTGCACATTGCAAAGCAAGGCTCTTTTGGGGTGTGCATCCTTCCTTAGCCATATGAAGGCTTAGAATATTAAGTATTGTATGAACATCTTCCATCTCTGAGTCCATAAATTGTCCAGCTAAGAACATGTACATCTTCTTTTTCACCTCAATCCAACTTTGTCCTGGAGCTTTTTTCAAACCCTGTGTCTTCGCTGATATCCTCACGTTTGCTGAATCCTTCCACCTTCCATTTACAGCATATAAATTACAGAGCAACATGTAACTCCCCATCATCCCAGACTCAAGGTTGAAAATCTGAGCAGCAGTTTCTTCTGCGACTtccatgtttttatgcattttacAAGAGTTGAGTAGTGCTCCCCAGACACAAACATTGGGCCTCATTGGCATGTTTTGCACCATTTCACTAGCCCTCTGCAATAGACCAGCACGGCCAAGAAGATCTACCATACAAGCATAGTGCTCCATTTGTGGTTCAATTCCAAACACTTTCTTCATCTGATCGAAAACTTTATACCCCTCATCAACAAGGCCTGCATGACTACATGCAGAAAGAACTGCAACAAAAGTAACTTCATCTGGCTTAGTTCCTGCGCTAGTCATCTGTTCAAATTTTTTTAGTGCAGTAGCACCAAGACCATGCATTCCAAATCCAGAAATTATTGTGTTCCATGAAAATACATCTTTTTTTCCTATTCCCTCAAATACTATGTTTCCTTTCCACAAACTACCGCACTTCATGTACATATTAACCAGCCCATTTCCCACCAAAGTATTTTTATCCATTAGAAACCTTATTGAATAACCATGGATTTCCATACCAAGATGGAAGTTTGAAAGCTCAGCACAAACCGATAAAACACTAGAAATTGTAATATCATTGGCCAGTACTCTAGCAACTTGCATATTTCGAAAGATTTCCAAGGACTCCTCATGCCTCTCGGCCACAGCAAATGCCCCTAAAACAGCACTCCAACTTATGACATTAGGTTTCATCTTTGGATCATCTAACTCTTGCAACtgcaaaaataaagaataggCCTCGTTACATAAACCTGATTCTGCATAACAAGATATTAAAGAATTCCAGCTCACTGTAGTCTTTAATTGCAATCCGGAAAACAGACATTCAGCCTGTCTAACAGCACCACCTTTACCATACGTACACATTAATGAGTTTATCACAATAGAACTATTTTCAAAGCCCCCCTTGATAACAAATGCATGTACCGTCTCACACTTATCAATCGCATTGTCACCAACACAAACTGATACTACTACAGCAATTGCCTCAGCAGTAGCTTCAACTTGTTTCTTTCTCATCAAAGCATAAAGTTTCCATGTATCCTGATGACGTCTACACCTAGCAAAACTAGATAACAGCGATGTCCAAGTGACAGAATTTGGTTCAAACCCCTGAGGTTCCATCAGCAGAAACGTCTTGTAAGCAGCATCGTAGTCAAAATTCTGCGCAAAACCTGAAACTATAATGTTCCATGATATTTGAGTTCTCACGGACATTCTATCAAACACTTTACTTGCAATTTCCATACGCCCAATCTTCCCATACATATTCATCAATTCATTTCCAACATAAAGTTGATCTCTAAAACCCATTTGTATAGCGTGACAATGCACCACGCTGCAGAGATTACGGTCACCAAACATACCACATGCCCGAATAATCAACGGAAAACCAAACCCATCAGCCAAATTACCATATTCACGCATCTTAATATAAAGCTTTACAGCTTCTTCACATTTCCCATGGGATACGTTAGCCCTCAAGATCGAATTCCACAACAGCAAATTCGAGAAGCACTCAGTTGGGCAGgtttcaaatactttttgaGCTTCATTGACAAGCCCAAATTTAGAGTAAACGGATATGAGTCTGGCAGCtataaaagaagaatttgatGAACCAATGATTATGATCTTTTCATGGATTTGCTTCAGTTGTTGAAAATTAAGTCCGCAATGTTGAAGTAAGTGGTCCAAGAAGTCAAGAAGATCATTTTGGGTTTTGTGGGAATGATTGGCTGAGGAGTGACAGTAAAAATGGGTGAAAATTGATGGGAAACAAAGTCTAGTCGAAATTGAAAATGGAAGCTGGGAAATGAAACGCCTTGAACTTGAACAACAGCCTTGAAGCATATCCTCGTCGAAACAATTGCTAAAGATTTGGTCGTAGTAACAAGGTTTGTGGTGGAGCGAGATAGAATGACAAAGTATTTATAGAGCTCAGGTGGTTTACGAAAAGGAAAAAGGATGTTGCATCTAGTAAGAGTTTAAAAAAGAGAGTTTCCTCTATTTATTCATCCTTTAACATAGGTCTAAATTCCATTTGTTAGGAAACTTCACTgggcaaattcaaatttaatcgggTTTCGTACTGATTTTCGGAcaccaaaaagaagaaaaattgaacAGTGGGTGTTGATTTTTTGTGTGTGATTTGTTTACCTGCTTtagttatatataaaaaaaataacggCAACTTTAACTTGTTTGTAATTTGATGTTTAACTTGACATGACAAAACTCACTATGGAACTACAAATATACGTTCTGCAAATTGGATTAAATTCGAGAAACAAGTTTTACattgaaaagaaagaagagtgATAATCTGAGATGTGAAGTTAGACATCCTCTTATATAACAAGACTTCATATCCATTACTTATGGTAGCACACGTATAATAAAAAAACTTACTTTGCAACGGATGTTTACATGAACTCAATAAACATATGACATGAATCATGATAAACTGATGTAGTTACACCAAGGTACGGGTAAGTTTTTTCCGTCCTAATTACTCTTCTTTTTTGTGGCAAGCTAAACTCTGCAGACTACACAACTGCTTGCCAAAGaattaaaataacaaaactcacacttatgtCTCAGTTGCCCCTGTAAAAAGGAACTAAAAAAAATGGAGCAATAGAATCTTTACAAACCAGCTGCTCTTCCTAATCTCTCTCTTAAAATCTTTACTCCCATGTACCTGTATTAAAGAAATCAATTAGTATAATTTACTAGTCAATCCTCTTGAGAAAACTTGTAAGGTATGATTTTACCTGCCCATCATCATCACTGTGGCTTGAGGATTGGTGCCTGGCGACTCGTTGAATGTAGAACCATCAATGACCCGGAGCCTGTTGACATTAATAACCCTGTAATCAGGGGTTACCACCTTGCCTACTTGGCAACCGCCGTGATAGTGCCATATTGTGGTCACTGTGTCTTTGCAGAACTGTTCAAGTGACTCTGTATCATTAGTGTGTTtcggtataagattgatgttaGCTTGGACACTCATGTTTAACAACTTGTCCAGTGTCTCTTTATCACACTCTGCGTAATTGGTGAAATGTTTTGATTTCACAATCTTCTCCACGATGCGTATGCCATCTACACATCTCTTCAGGTCTTGTGGATGGCTGAAGTAGTTGAAGGTGACGGAAGGACTATCATCAATCTTGGTGCTCTTCAGGCTAATATGCCCTGTTGATAAAGGTGTTGCTAACTTTTCTAAGATGAAACCTCCCCTGAATGCTTCTTGTGGAAcatttttcttgtttcttttgtAGGCTTCAATTGCTTCCAGTGTTCTCTGATTTGGAGGAATTGCGGAGAGTTGCCCTATCTGGTTATTCCAAAACGTGTAACGTATGTCAGAAAAGGGCTTGAAGGTCTAGTGCCTTCCATTATGAAGTCACAAGGAGTTTAAGGGAGTGTCATGTGAAAAAACTCGAGCACATAAACTGAAGAGGATATTTCCAACAATACAGGAACTGATTGTTAAAATCTCAACTATGCTTGAAAGAAGTTGGAAGCTGTATGACTAACCTCAGCTGAAACGATACCATGATGGCAATGAATGCTATCTTCGGTTTGTCCATATCCACTACTAGCTTCAATGTAGACCCCCATCTTGGTAATTCCTACAGTCTGGATAAGTGACTGCTGAACAGGCCTATTTGTGGGAATAAATATGGCGTTTAAGGGGTTGTCTGACATGCC
This Solanum dulcamara chromosome 8, daSolDulc1.2, whole genome shotgun sequence DNA region includes the following protein-coding sequences:
- the LOC129901366 gene encoding putative pentatricopeptide repeat-containing protein At1g17630; protein product: MLQGCCSSSRRFISQLPFSISTRLCFPSIFTHFYCHSSANHSHKTQNDLLDFLDHLLQHCGLNFQQLKQIHEKIIIIGSSNSSFIAARLISVYSKFGLVNEAQKVFETCPTECFSNLLLWNSILRANVSHGKCEEAVKLYIKMREYGNLADGFGFPLIIRACGMFGDRNLCSVVHCHAIQMGFRDQLYVGNELMNMYGKIGRMEIASKVFDRMSVRTQISWNIIVSGFAQNFDYDAAYKTFLLMEPQGFEPNSVTWTSLLSSFARCRRHQDTWKLYALMRKKQVEATAEAIAVVVSVCVGDNAIDKCETVHAFVIKGGFENSSIVINSLMCTYGKGGAVRQAECLFSGLQLKTTVSWNSLISCYAESGLCNEAYSLFLQLQELDDPKMKPNVISWSAVLGAFAVAERHEESLEIFRNMQVARVLANDITISSVLSVCAELSNFHLGMEIHGYSIRFLMDKNTLVGNGLVNMYMKCGSLWKGNIVFEGIGKKDVFSWNTIISGFGMHGLGATALKKFEQMTSAGTKPDEVTFVAVLSACSHAGLVDEGYKVFDQMKKVFGIEPQMEHYACMVDLLGRAGLLQRASEMVQNMPMRPNVCVWGALLNSCKMHKNMEVAEETAAQIFNLESGMMGSYMLLCNLYAVNGRWKDSANVRISAKTQGLKKAPGQSWIEVKKKMYMFLAGQFMDSEMEDVHTILNILSLHMAKEGCTPQKSLALQCAEEQEDYLYLTS
- the LOC129901367 gene encoding LOB domain-containing protein 22-like, whose amino-acid sequence is MQNEMTSFTTPNNNNNIPIHQTPHTFITDHNNLNHNKYTKRVHNNNNDNKKVLLRVSGAGQACAACKYQRRKCAPDCVLAPYFPHDRQRQFLNAHKLFGVSNITKTIRPLDQPFKDEAMRTIIFQSDVRANDPVGGCYRIIRDLQRHIDYCKAELDIVLHQLAYCRAQAVAASEQQQILTDHHAAEESFNDNNCDGVVNQADALVNNNNNASSYDQQPIDQYHPHDSYYNHPRCNQQAEDDQQYDDIQDGQLDFADINFPWSLHEQESTSTSAPNSMMKQLSVNDQCDNVKEPILEGISGFGSFEHDQTFDQHRSVLHFVRFLFFDYLIV